The Solea senegalensis isolate Sse05_10M linkage group LG9, IFAPA_SoseM_1, whole genome shotgun sequence genome has a segment encoding these proteins:
- the LOC122774717 gene encoding radial spoke head protein 3 homolog B-like: MAFNPGSKRFSSGIYAVSSRPEHLEMLFRHREYDLHNHGDNMSDGGVAREDTSAQRAARTVLRLTVAEVQRQQLSRAIARKHEKEQTKFLKIPVALMSRPHVEVQTDLYLQETAVVVDTRDMHSQTDVHMEKPPSPPYIPAKIGKDFEGQAELFDFDVEVQPVAEILVHKTIEQTLMEVMEEEELACLREQQRVSEELRAREFAEVMRLQEQERHHTVEKERRITEQREVLEKERETAEKVAARAYTQQYLADLLPAVVTSLRCDGYFYDPVERDIELEFLPWLKTQLLDNMDKRTMTRQILDTIILNIAQMRQDRFK; the protein is encoded by the coding sequence ATGGCTTTTAATCCAGGCTCCAAAAGATTTTCAAGCGGTATTTATGCCGTCTCCAGTCGCCCCGAACATTTGGAGATGCTCTTCAGACATCGTGAATACGACCTCCATAATCATGGAGACAACATGTCTGATGGTGGTGTTGCCAGAGAAGATACTTCGGCTCAGCGCGCCGCACGGACTGTATTACGGCTGACTGTTGCTGAAGTGCAAAGACAGCAGCTCAGCAGAGCCATTGCTCGAAAACACGAGAAAGAGCAGACCAAGTTCCTGAAGATTCCTGTAGCTCTGATGAGCCGACCGCATGTCGAAGTCCAAACAGATCTTTATCTTCAAGAAACGGCGGTTGTTGTAGATACAAGAGATATGCACAGCCAGACTGATGTTCACATGGAGAAGCCACCATCGCCACCATACATACCTGCCAAAATTGGCAAAGATTTCGAGGGTCAAGCGGAGTTGTTTGACTTTGACGTGGAGGTGCAGCCAGTGGCGGAGATCCTGGTGCACAAGACGATAGAGCAAACTTTaatggaggtgatggaggaggaggagctggccTGTCTGAGGGAGCAGCAGAGGGTCTCTGAAGAACTCAGAGCAAGAGAGTTCGCAGAAGTGATGCGGCTTCAGGAGCAGGAGAGACACCACACAGTGGAAAAAGAGCGCAGAAttacagagcagagggaggtcCTGGAGAAGGAACGAGAGACTGCAGAGAAAGTTGCTGCGCGGGCGTACACCCAGCAGTACCTGGCTGATCTTCTGCCTGCAGTCGTCACTTCACTCAGATGCGATGGCTACTTTTATGACCCTGTGGAGAGAGACATTGAGCTTGAGTTCTTGCCATGGCTAAAGACTCAGCTTCTGGACAATATGGACAAGAGAACCATGACAAGACAGATTCTCGACACTATTATTCTCAATATCGCTCAGATGAGACAGGACAGGTTCAAGTAA